The DNA window AGAAATTTTAATTGTTCCACTTCCCTCTACGAAAGTAAATTCCCCATCTGCAGTCTGTATTTGACTTTTCATACTCCCACAAAAATTCACGAAATTCTGTTTATCATGGGTCATagtatcggttgccccacagtaaAAAATCCATCGATTATCTTTTTCTCTAGTCTTATGTTGTACCGCACATGCAATGGGTAATTTATGCAATATTTCAAAACTGTTGGGGCTAATACATAAATCATCACACATCATGGGGTtccttttataattaataaacgTTTGGGGGGCAGAATGCTTATTCCGGGGGTCAATCtgtatttttttagaaattggaGGTGCATATGTAAAATGATATGGGCTAAGTTTTAGAAACCCTAGCCCATTACCTCCTTCGTCGACGCGACGCGGCTCTCCATTCCCCCGAATCGACCGGCGAAAGCTGCCTGGCCGACCTCCTCCGCTCGcttgccgccgccgccgcatgGAGTGACGCCGTCAGTACCCCGTCCACGGGTGGTGTTCTCTGTTCCGCCGGTTCCCTCCACTCCGATAGCCAATTTGGCCTTCCCCTTTTGGCTCTCGTCCCACCACTCCGAGAATCCGATCAATTTGAAGCAATTTTCCCGGGTATGTTTGTTCATCCCGTAGTTTGAGCACCATAACGTTGTTTTATCTGGCTTGGTGACTCCGCGGCGGTTATTGGTGGCAGTGAGTGGTTGTTTGGGACGGATCGACGCCTGTTGTGTCTGGAATCTGGTTTGTCGGGCTCCGAATCCAAGCCCCACCCCGTTAGCTGTTGTGGTTGAGTTGGGGTTCGCTGATTGCATGATTTTAAGCCGTATGGCTTCTCGCTTGACCCAGCCGTATGCAACGTCCACTGGAGGCATTGGACTCTCTTTGAGGATGTCTCGTCTAGTTCCTTCAAATTAGGAGTTTAATCCCGCCAAGAACTTGTACAATCTCTTCTGATTAATGATGTTTCGATACTCACATATTCCCTTATCGAGCAGGTGATGGTTTTGGTTTGGCATCGATCAATTTCGATCCAAACCCCGTGTAGAGTCCTCCAATAAGTGTCCAGATCCATGTCCCCTTGGACAATCCGGCTGGCCTTCTCCTCCAAATCATATATCATGTATGAGTCCGACGTACTCTGGTACGTTACGACCAAACTATCCCAAATCGCCTTCGCACTTTAGTGGTGTGCGAAATCTGCCACAATCTCGATCTCCATGTTGTCTACGATCCAGGAGAAGACCACTAAATCAGTCTCCTCCCACTCCTGATAATCTTTATCTGTGGGTTTTGGGGATTCCGGCACTCCGGTGATATGCCGCAATGCCCTTCAGCTTCCGATGGCTTCCCGCATCAGTCGGGCCCATAGTGCATCGTTTCTTTCATTTAGCTTGAATGCTACTGTCACATTCTTGCTTGCTTTCAATTTGAGATCACCGGTCTTGACATCTTCTTCGTCTGCCATTTTCAGGTCTTGATTCGTCCGTCACCACCTTCTGGTCGGGACAGGTATTCGGGCAATGATGAGATTATATTCTGATTatttggctctgataccatgttgaagGGGGGAATTATATTCATTCAAGTATATGCAAAGGAGAGGGAGTACACGCCTCATATAGGCAGAGAGCATTATACATATGGTAAGATATATACATGATTTACCCTAGCTAAAATTAGGGAAAgaataattataattgattCTGTAATCTTCGTGTATCTTCCGTGATTTTGTATATCTTCCATCAAAGAGCACCATATATTAGCAAGCAAAATTTAAATTCTCAAAGTTGATATGTCATttctacatttttttttcataatcatGATGTCTAAAAAAATCGACATCAGTGAATTTAAGGgcaatgttttttttatagtaaaaatgtcGCAAACAATTAACAAATGGCTTACTTAATAAAAAATGTGATAGGCAAAAATAAGTCACACGAAGCAAAGCAACTCACAAACAAGACACAAAGAAAAGCTTATTAAGCTAAAACAAGTCGAACAAAACCTCAAGATATAAGACAACGAGGAGAGCAAGAAATTAGGAATAGgcaaaaatatggaaaaaatggtatatcgctcgtatcgtatcgaaaaatattaaatttttggtaCGGTACGATACTGTGCAGTAAGTTTTTGATACGGTAACGATATGAAAGTCAGACAGATGAACAACAAAAGTAGTAGAGTTAGTTTAGTGGATTGtgatgtttattttttattttaagtttctatttttaggaaacagaCCAAAAATGAAAGAGTTTATGTATTTAGGAAATAGAAGGagtaatataatttattttttagattaaaatcataaataaattcatctataatttataaatcctttattaatttatttatatatttggaGAATATTAATAGGAAACCCTATCTCTCACAATCCGACGTAATTTGCAATCTCACGGTTCTCACCTTATTCTCTCACAAGCCGCTATCAATCTCCGGTGACGTCCTTTGCCCATTGCCTCTCTTCTCAATTCccagttcaatttttttattattattacagtGGAGATTTTTCTTCTAGATACACACCAAGTCGTGACAAGGCTTACATATATTTGATTTATCGTCCTATAATTCTTGAATTGAAGTAGCTAGCTAGTACTCATTTTCCAACAGTTTCAAAATAgttgaaatttaaattaaatgttatCTATTCTCCATTTCCAATGTAGTTGAGTTATTATTTTCGAACAATTCCAAAATGgttgaatcattttttttacaaaaactATTCGTTTCTTTGCACTCTTTTTTTCCTATTAtatttcattcttttcattGTCTAACTTTAAAacatcaatttttaaaatttatgatcTCCGGAGAAATATctcaattaatatattaatcatGAAACATAAACACTATATTCCTTTTTGTCTCACATTCTTTGAGTCGTTttttaatacataaaaaaaattatgtttcaTGAATTAAAGGGACATAAAAGAAAGTAGGACAGAGGAGAGATATGAGAGGTGGGGTGAAGACAGAATAAAAGAATAGAAATTAGATACTGTATTTTATCTTTTGCTATAAAAGAATAACTGAAGTAACTTGTGAAACTTTGTCATTTTGGTTAGTCTCTACCAAAATTagtaaatttctatttttaaaatattttctttagtaaatttctatttttaaaatattttctttttaataaggTGAGTCTTATTCTCTATTAACAATACTCAATAATTTTTCCTGTCTATCATGTCATTCCAAATAGGATTAATAGCTAATTAAATCATAAAGTTTGATCAATCATAAGctttgaaattgaaataataaatcacgaagtttcaatttttctcaatcGCCCcattcatttacaaaatatcaCCTTTTAACGATATTCAAAACGACGTATTTTCTTAattcttttattgttttattgaaatattattgCTTTGTGCATAGATGAGACAGAGGAAAAAATTTTAAACATTGTGACCAGAATTTGAGtaaatttaatgatttaattgactattatttattgaaaacttTCTTGTCTAATATAAAgaaaaactagtctattttggAGAAATTATATTTACAACGGATCTCCCTAACCAGACAATTTCAAATGGCGCTCAGCCTTCTCCTTCGCTAGCCGGCTCTCCATTTACTTTATCTCCACTTGATTAAAGTAGCAGCACCCAATTTTCCCAGATAATCAAAAGCTTCAGCAAAGAATCAAGaataatttctctctctctctaatctGTGATTCCAattcaaattttcttttcttttccgaTCCCTGCAATTCAAAGCAATGTTCAATTTTTAGCCTTAGCTTCCATTGCAACAAACCACGGCCCCACCATCAAATTCAAACCATCCCCTCCCACTCCCTCTTCACTCAAATGGCTTCCAAGAACCAGAATAAGGCTCCTCTCAAATCAGTTTCTCTTCCATTAATGTAATTCTCttttataattttcaaattGCTGCGATTTCCCCCATTTTTGAAGCTGTTGTTGCTTAATTTCTACATTTCTGCATATAACCTTTTTATCTTCTCTTAAATTATACATAGCAAGTGTAGTAGTATCGATGAGGTTTCCATAGATAAGAAAAGAAGCACAAAAATGGCAACACGAGCTCAAGCTCGTCAAGCATTTTCAATTGTAAATGGGGCCCAAGATCTACCCCCAATTCCAAGCAATTCTGGTTCTGATTGTGGTGCAATTGAGTTCAGCAGAGATGATGTCGAGACATTACTCAATGAGAAGTTGAAGAAAAATTTGAATTACAGAGTGCGTTTGCAGTGGATATTTCAATTATTAGTTATATCATACAAAAGTTTCATGCTTGATTTGTGTTGCAGGAGAAGAATGACAAAATGATTGATTTCATTAAAAGGCTTAAGCAGTGCATCAAATGGTTTATGCAGCTTGAAGCAAACTGTGTTGAAGAGCAGGAAAAAATTGAGAAACTGTTGGAATTGGCAGAAAAAAAGTGTGGTGATACAGGTATGATGGTTCGTCGTCTCATCAACAACGGTCTTTGTTTACTTGTTAACATTTTGTGGCTCTCCCCAGAGTTGGTGATGAAGGCCAGGGCAGATGAATTGAACTCTATTATTATGGAGCTGAGGAAAAATTTGGAGGCGCTGCAATCAAAGTTTGCAAAGGAGGAAGCTGATAAATTGGTACGAGGCTGACATGCATCGAAAGTAGTTTCATGTTCCTGTTTTTTGGCTTGTTATGAACTGAACTTATGAATGAATCTACTAGGAAGCATTGGATTCTTTGGCTCGAGAAAGAGACTCGAGAGTTGCTGCGGAGAAATTACAAGCTTCTCTTTCTGAAGATCTCAGACAAAGCCAGCTAGATAACACTAGTGCCAACCAGAAGGTAGGTCGTGAATGCTTGTAATTTGAAGTAAACGTATTTCATCTGAGTGCAACGCTGACAATTGTCATCACTGGCTGTCTGCCTTCTGTAGGTTCAGTCACTTAATGATACATATAGGCGGTTACAAGAGTTCAACACGAGCTTGCATCAGTGGAACAGTAGGCTTCAATCAGATCTTGAAACAACAAACACAACGCTCAAGCGTGTTCAGGAAGAAAAGGCAGCCATTGTGGAAAACCTTAGCTCTCTAAGGGGCCAATATACTTCTCTGCAAGAGCAGCTTAGTTTGTCACGAGTAAGGtttttatggtttttttttctttcataagATCTGTTCTTTTCATTTTGCATGAAAATGTTAAGTAATTATTCATGTTCCTAATATGAGTATAGGTTAAAGAAGTGGAGCACTTTAAGGATATGCCCAGTTACGGTTAGATCTGTTTATTAGAGTAGCTGAACATTGGTCTGAAGCATTTTATCTCATAATAGCCAGTGTGTGGCTTTTTGTGTTCACCAAATGACATCACTTTCACAACAATGTGGGATCGGTTTCTTCTGATATACGACTGCCATCtctatatattaaaaattcaaaatgtggAATATGTGATTTACATATGCTGATTGGTCTTTCACAGTAGGTTATTTTTTGTTGtgctttaataattttttattacaaTCATTTTTTTTGCTAATTTTCACATGGTTTTTACATAGTTCCATATGTACATGTTAGACTAGTTCTAGTTTGTTTCCTTCAGTGTTACCTGAGATTGCAAAATGCACGATAGTCATGTAGATGACACTATTTGAAAATGACTTATTTCATACTTGATCGTCAAAGGCATCCCAAGATGAGGCAATCAAGCAGAAAGAAGCACTAGGCAGTGAAGTTTCATGCTTGAGAGGCGATCTGCAACAAGTGAGGGAGGACCGTGATAGACATTTATCACAAGTTCAAGGGTTACAATCTGAAGTTTCAAATTTCAAGGAATGTACTGAAAAGTATACAGCAGACTTGGAGACTATGAGCACTAAAACAGTGGAACTGGAGGTTTGCATTTCAATTGATGGTTTGGGGCGAAGGCTTGAAATGTTTTGATTAATGGATATATTTATTTGCTGCAGTCAACATGCTTGGTTCAAAGTGAGCAGATAAGGAGATTACATGAACAGCTTGCTTCCGCCCAACAGAAATTGCAGGTTGTTCATATGGGCTAAATTTGCAATTTATACCAAGACCTTTTTAATGTTATCATAATGCAATTTATTTAACAGAAATTCctttgtttttgtttcattttgccattttttttgTTCCTTTCTAGCTTTCCGATCTATCAGCTATGCAAACGAGATCTGAATTTGAGGAGAATCAGGCGTTCATTCTTGAGTTGAAAAGTCGTCTAGCTGATGCAGACTTGAAGATTGTAGAGGGGGAAAAAGTGCGCAAGAAATTGCATAACACTATTCTGGTACTTTGTTATACACAaactatttgattttatataacTACACTCTCCTATTGTTAGAAATTTAagttattttcttatttattttttgatatCTTAGTCTGGTTAGAATCCTTGCTAATACAGGAGTTGAAAGGGAATATTCGTGCATTCTGTAGAGTGAGACCCTTGCTTTCCGATGATGGGGTTGGAAATGATGTAAAAGTTGTTTCATTTCCAACATCAATGGAAGCGCAGGGTCGAGGCATTGATTTGAGCCAAAATGGTATGTCCATTTCCCTAAATCTTGTTTATACTCCCCCTGTTACCTAAAAATAAGAACTTTTTGAAACGACATGgttttttaatgcaaaattggtaaagtaagagagagatagaaagaaaagtgtgttagtggaaatttcctaaaaaagaaagtttctatttttaggggacggaccgaaaaggaaagagtttctattttaggGGACGGCGGGAGTAGTATGtattattagtatattaatAGCTCTCATGTCAATAATCTCTCAATTTTCTACCTTTTGTTTTCCTGCAAGGGCAAAAGCATTCTTTCACTTTTGACAAAGTATTTGTGCCTGATAACTCACAAGAAGATGTCTTTGTGGAGATATCACAGCTTGTTCAAAGTGCGCTTGACGGATATAAGGTAGTACCATTTGTACTGAACTGAAGAACCATTTTCTAATATTCTTACTAGAGTTATTGCTGATCACTGATAAGAaaactctacaaacttattagTAAGTTTTAGCAGTCACTTATTTACTTGCCAAATTTGGATAGTTTTTTTTAGGACTTTGGTATCATCAAAAGGAACTGTACTTATGTTATGTTACGGAGCTTCATTTTCCTATGATGGAAGTTGCACATTGGTGCTAATTCACAAACTATATTAATTTGATTGCATTTCATATCAGGTCTGCATATTTGCCTATGGGCAAACAGGCTCTGGTAAGACATATACGATGATGGGTAAGCCGGGCCTACTAGATCAGAAAGGTTTAATTCCACGATCACTAGAGCAAGTATTTCAAACAAAACAAATGCTTGAAGCCCAAGGATGGAAGTATGAGATGCAGGTGTGGATGAAATTGTGGTCCTTCATTTATGCGTTTTCAAAGAATATACAGGTATATTTTGGCTAAAATTGTTTACATGTATAGGTGTCAATGCTTGAAATATACAATGAAGCAATACGTGACCTGTTATCAACAAACAAATCAACCTTTGATGCATCACGAGTAGAAAATTCTGCGAAGCAATATGCCATCAAGCACGATGCAAATGGCAACACCTTTGTCTCTGATCTTACTGTTCTTGATGTCCGCAGTAGCAGGGAAGTTTCCTATCTCCTAGAACGGGCGGCACAGAGCAggtatgaaaaaaatatacagACTATGTAAAGCATTATTGATCTTTTGTGCTTACTTTCTGAATGTATTTCTGTAGATCTGTTGGCAAGACCCAAATGAATGAACAATCTTCAAGGAGCCATTTTGTCTTTACACTAAGAATAGCCGGTGTTAATGAGGTATTATTACTATTTGCTCCACATTATGCAGTCTGTGCCTCTTTCGGAACTCTGTTGCGTAATTTGCATCTTACTGAGGCTTGTTAATGTTGTATAGAGCACTCATCAGCAAGTACAAGGTGTGCTGAATCTAATTGATCTTGCTGGTAGTGAGCGTCTTTCCAAGAGTGGTTCGACTGGGGATCGGCTTAAAGAAACTCAGGTATCGAAGCAGAGTTACCTTGAGTTGTTCCTTGCAAAATTCTTGAACTCTCTGACTTATTATCAACAATCGATCAGGCCATCAATAAAAGTTTATCATCGCTAAGTGATGTCATTTTTGCCTTGGCGAAGAAAGAGGAGCACGTGCCGTTTAGGAATTCCAAGCTCACTTATCTTCTCCAGGTAAATCTTTAGCTTTCCTTATAGTGAGAAGTTATGTGATTGACTATGTTAGAAATGCTAACATTGGGAATTTTTGTTGTTGTTCATATAAAAATGCAGCCTTGCTTAGGTGGAGATTCAAAGACTTTGATGTTTGTGAATGTTTCACCGGATCCTGTATCCGTGGGCGAATCACTATGTTCGCTACGGTTTGCTGCAAGGGTGAATGCTTGCGAGATTGGCATCCCAAGACGTGAAACCAATCTAAGATCTACCGATTCTCGATTGAGCATTGGTTGATTTTAGTTACACTATTTTGTAGATTTAGGAAAGTGTGTTTACTATATGTTCTTGGCACTTGACAACAAATTACAGAAAACTAACTACATTTACATGTAATATGTACAGTTGAAGAGATTGGGTATGTATCAGATGTAGAGATATACACAGGGCTTCAGCCTTTCTATTATTCATTTGGATGTAGTCAAGATTTTTGTATGATGCAATTTGTGATCTTCACAATTGTAATCAGAGTAAAAGCTAGTTAATTTAAATATGTACTACTTCTAGAACCTGATAGTGATAGAGCAATCAAAAGTTGAATTTCAGCAATTATAGTGATAGAATTTTTGGACAAGCTGAGTTGAAAACAACGAGAGATTCCacagaaaataaatttaagGTTAATGACTTGAAAGCACACATCATTTTTTGACTCTTAAAAAAGGCAGAGAAATGAAGGGTTGGCTTTTGCAATTAGCCGTAGATAGTGCTCCCTacatctttctttcttttttccttttcatttttctttgatGCTTAGTTCCAATTCTTGAATAATCTTCGCCACCATTCCCACTTCTGTCTCAATACAAAATTCGACTAGACTTTGATCTATTTTTGCTTGGGCTAGTGCCCCACAAATTGATAGATTTTTGTCGGAAATTTTCACTCTTTATTGgcaaatcaaacaaaataactaCTACTCTCCGTCCGATTCAAGATATctatctttcttttttagtttttctcattcaagatgtccattttttatatatataaataaattcttCTATCATCccttattattaaaatattcaatcacatTTACCACTGTACTTTATCACAAACTAATAGTCCACCTAAAACTCTGTGCCACtaaaaaatatggacatttgaatgggacaaagagagtataaCAATTTCTCATATTGATTTCAATGATCATTTCTCTCATCATTGTTGGTTTTAGAATAACCTAtgaatttctatcatggtaCCGATGCAAGTTATTGATTTAGGTCAAATGTAACTGAGCCAGTCCAACAGTATATTTggattgaaattaaaaaaatgattgacCTATAGTTTTTAATTTGGTCCAATTCAATACAgaatgaaggggttggcagcggaagcgtgcgtgatttaccgatcatataaacttgatctatttaggagattatttaaacaaattctattcgcgtaattatcacatgtatcatgctcataacttgaattaaaaacatgctttagcacataaaatccctaaagcatgcttactacagaattagccaatttagcttgtagattcaatcaagaatcgatgatggcttgctccgtctccacgtgaagatcttcaatacaagacctcggatcttctgactggtgtcccggactatacgccgatatttgtgtgggcaaatctcaccaacgtactaggactcgaataatggaagacagaaactgctcacggagagaacacaaatttcgagctctctctttctagagggggacgaaaattttgtatatCAAAAAGTGTatcttctgtctcctttattctcctatttatataagtcacatattggacccagtcagggatctaaggaagaatttggaacaggcctcacccaattagcttttttactaattaaattgaacccacaatttaatataagcttatattggaatattacgagcagtcactacagaagtaatattgcactgccttccaaatccgaaattacaagtattccgggtttcctttaattgcatttgatttatttcccgcgcttcagatagaaacatccattaattaattaatgtcagctatagacttaattaattaacatatttcgaattccaagagtggacttagcaagaaactcttatttattattcatagagtaatcaaactccaactagttaggttccgaataataaaacctcgtttcgagctcctcttgtggatgttatcaaacgagactctcctcgcgcacgtttcaacataatagcaatcctagcactgctagataatgatcaccactacccaatatacctggatcgttgggttacgaaaaacccgcacctttggtaagtcaaagtagtggatactcaatgtcgtgtgctcaatgctaacgtacattgattaagaaattaattatcaagacctcgtctttcagtagatagcataaagactcgtcttgctgttagatccattcagtgctatacca is part of the Salvia splendens isolate huo1 chromosome 22, SspV2, whole genome shotgun sequence genome and encodes:
- the LOC121785733 gene encoding kinesin-like protein KIN-14N, coding for MATRAQARQAFSIVNGAQDLPPIPSNSGSDCGAIEFSRDDVETLLNEKLKKNLNYREKNDKMIDFIKRLKQCIKWFMQLEANCVEEQEKIEKLLELAEKKCGDTELVMKARADELNSIIMELRKNLEALQSKFAKEEADKLEALDSLARERDSRVAAEKLQASLSEDLRQSQLDNTSANQKVQSLNDTYRRLQEFNTSLHQWNSRLQSDLETTNTTLKRVQEEKAAIVENLSSLRGQYTSLQEQLSLSRASQDEAIKQKEALGSEVSCLRGDLQQVREDRDRHLSQVQGLQSEVSNFKECTEKYTADLETMSTKTVELESTCLVQSEQIRRLHEQLASAQQKLQLSDLSAMQTRSEFEENQAFILELKSRLADADLKIVEGEKVRKKLHNTILELKGNIRAFCRVRPLLSDDGVGNDVKVVSFPTSMEAQGRGIDLSQNGQKHSFTFDKVFVPDNSQEDVFVEISQLVQSALDGYKVCIFAYGQTGSGKTYTMMGKPGLLDQKGLIPRSLEQVFQTKQMLEAQGWKYEMQVSMLEIYNEAIRDLLSTNKSTFDASRVENSAKQYAIKHDANGNTFVSDLTVLDVRSSREVSYLLERAAQSRSVGKTQMNEQSSRSHFVFTLRIAGVNESTHQQVQGVLNLIDLAGSERLSKSGSTGDRLKETQAINKSLSSLSDVIFALAKKEEHVPFRNSKLTYLLQPCLGGDSKTLMFVNVSPDPVSVGESLCSLRFAARVNACEIGIPRRETNLRSTDSRLSIG